The nucleotide window CATCATCGGGCACATTCGATAGTACTGTAGGGGTATAAAAATAGCCGGGTCCTTCAGGAGCGTATCCGCCTAACTCCACTATTGCTCCCTTTGCGACAGCATCTTCAACTAGTCTAGCGACCTTTGTTCTCGTTTCCTCATTTACCAATGGACCAACATCGCTACGCTGATCCGTGCCATCACCTAGTTTCAGCTTACTCATCCTTGCCACGAACTCAGAAATAAACTCAGCAGCGATGTTTTCGTGCAGATAGATTCTGTTTGCGGCAGTGCACGCCTCACCCAAATTGCGCATTTTGGCCTGGAAAGCACCTTCAACCGCAGTATCGAGATCGGCATCTTCAAAAACGATCAGCGGCGCATTCCCTCCAAGCTCCATGGCTGGTTTGAGGACTTGACCCGCTGCGTTGCGCAACAATTCTTTCCCAACACTCGTTGAGCCAGTAAAGCTCACAACGCGAATACGCGGGTCGTCCATTATGTGATCAACGAGTGCTCCGGGGTGCGTTGTTGGCAGCACATTCACGAGCCCGTTTGGGACACCGGCCTCCTCCAACACGGGCATCAATGCGAGCATGGTAAGCGGTGTCTCGGCCGCTGGCTTTATGATGACCGCACAGCCTGCTGCGAGTGCGGGGGCGATTTTTCGCGTCCCCATCGCGGCAGGGTAGTTCCACGGCGTGATCAAAAGCCCAATTCCGGCAGGCTTTTGTTGGACGAGGATCCGAGCCCCGGAAGAGGGGGCATGGCTGATGGTTCCTTCAGCACGTACCGCTTCTTCAGAAAACCAGCGAAAGAACTCCGCCGCATAACTAGCTTCGCCAACAGCGTCAGCGGAAGCCTTTCCGTTTTCCAGACTAATTAGATGTGCGAAATGTTCGATCCTTTCACTCATAAGATTGAAAGCCCGACGTAAGACTTCTGAGCGATACCGCGGAGTTTCAGAACGCCAAAGCGCCATCGCTCTCTCTGCTGCATCCAGTGCCCTGTCGGCATCGGATAAATCAGCTGAGGCCACTGAGGCGATGACACGTTCATTGGATGGGTTGACGACGTCGAAGCGCGCGCGAGAGGCGCTTTCGACCCATTTTCCGTCAATGTAAAGGTTTGTGAGTTTCACTGGTCCCACTTTCGTATCTTGCCGCGGTCAGCAGGCTTTGAGGGCGGCATCTGAATCGCCGGAGAAACCAACATCACACGCTCCCCCTCCCTGAGTGATACCCCCGAGTGGTCCCAATTGCTTGCCCGTGGCTCTTACCTCGTCGAGATAGTCTTCGGCATCGGATGAAGGGCGATACCCGAGCCAGGCGACATGTGAATTGTCGACGCGACTGCGCGTATTGTTTGAAACACCAAACACCCGATAATAGTGGTGATCCGGGGCGTCGATCGCGCAGTTGAACAGATGAATTCCATCGTCAAAGCTCAACCAAGTGGACAGCATCCTTTCGTCAGTCGGTCTTTCTTCAAAGGATGCAATGCGCAAGCAGCCGACGCTTAGCCCATATTTGTCTGCATAGAGGCTTCCCAAAGCCTCACCGAACGCCTTTGAGACGCCATAAAAGCCACTCGGCTTTATGCGCACATCATCGGTAATCGTTGTGGCGAGAGGGTGGAACCCGACCGCCTGCACCGAACTTGCATATACAAAGCGTGTCACCCTGGCTTGGCGGGCCGCTTCGAATGCTGTCCGTGTGAGATCATAGTTCAGCGGGAAAATCGTTTCCCAGTCGGCTTCTTCCGGAAAAGCGGCAAGATTGACGACGACATCGACGTCCTTCATGGCCAGGATCAACGCATCGAGATCGGTCGCATCAATATTGCATATCTCCTCGCGCTCAGCAGCGCCTCCAAGCGGCGCAATATCAACAAGGCGCAATATTCTGTCCGGGCCCGCAAGGCCTGCCCGCAAGACTTTCCCGATACGCCCGGCCGCGCCGACAAGCAAAATTCGTTTCATATTCTTTCCCATAGCATTCGAGTTGGTGTCTGTTGGTTCGGTTGCGCTACCCTGCAAACCGGTGCATTGGCAGCCCACGCACCCCGGGGCAGTACGCAAACAATCCACCCGCGAGCGGTTGCTCGATGAGCTGCTGTTCGGTCAGGTCTTCCGTAGCTGTCGTGATGAAGAGGGTCGACATATCCTCACCGCCAAAAGCACAGGAGGTCACATTCTCAACGGGTAACAGCACTGTGTCGAGCACCTCCCCTTCAGGAGAATACCTCGTGACTCTCGAACCGGCAAAATGCGCACTCCAAAGGCATCCTGTTTCATCGACAGCGGCGCCATCAGGTCGACCCTGGTTCGGAGGGACCGTCGCGAAAATTCGCCCGTTGGAGATCGTTCCGTTCTTCAGATCGTAATCATAGGCCATGATGTTGAG belongs to Roseovarius sp. THAF27 and includes:
- a CDS encoding NAD-dependent succinate-semialdehyde dehydrogenase, which translates into the protein MKLTNLYIDGKWVESASRARFDVVNPSNERVIASVASADLSDADRALDAAERAMALWRSETPRYRSEVLRRAFNLMSERIEHFAHLISLENGKASADAVGEASYAAEFFRWFSEEAVRAEGTISHAPSSGARILVQQKPAGIGLLITPWNYPAAMGTRKIAPALAAGCAVIIKPAAETPLTMLALMPVLEEAGVPNGLVNVLPTTHPGALVDHIMDDPRIRVVSFTGSTSVGKELLRNAAGQVLKPAMELGGNAPLIVFEDADLDTAVEGAFQAKMRNLGEACTAANRIYLHENIAAEFISEFVARMSKLKLGDGTDQRSDVGPLVNEETRTKVARLVEDAVAKGAIVELGGYAPEGPGYFYTPTVLSNVPDDADCIHDEIFGPVAVIQSFTDQDQVICRANDTEYGLVAYVFSKNMKRALNVCEQLEFGMVGLNRGIVSDPAAPFGGVKQSGLGREGGKDGMLEFMETQYISAAW
- a CDS encoding NAD(P)-dependent oxidoreductase; this encodes MKRILLVGAAGRIGKVLRAGLAGPDRILRLVDIAPLGGAAEREEICNIDATDLDALILAMKDVDVVVNLAAFPEEADWETIFPLNYDLTRTAFEAARQARVTRFVYASSVQAVGFHPLATTITDDVRIKPSGFYGVSKAFGEALGSLYADKYGLSVGCLRIASFEERPTDERMLSTWLSFDDGIHLFNCAIDAPDHHYYRVFGVSNNTRSRVDNSHVAWLGYRPSSDAEDYLDEVRATGKQLGPLGGITQGGGACDVGFSGDSDAALKAC